From the Thermovirga lienii DSM 17291 genome, one window contains:
- a CDS encoding transcriptional regulator, ArsR family (PFAM: Bacterial regulatory protein, arsR family~COGs: COG0640 transcriptional regulator protein~InterPro IPR001845~KEGG: fma:FMG_0053 ArsR family transcriptional regulator~PFAM: regulatory protein ArsR~SMART: regulatory protein ArsR~SPTR: ArsR family transcriptional regulator) yields MANVKRTPQREDLVCEVFCVHGEEVERARSSMLTDDVFEEMSGFYKLFSDRTRLKILWALRNGPLCVCDLCAVVGMSQPAVSQQLQKLRNGRIVKSRREGKVVYYSLDDEHIEAALDMAMEHVEEGER; encoded by the coding sequence ATGGCCAATGTTAAGAGAACCCCACAAAGAGAAGACCTTGTCTGCGAAGTCTTCTGTGTCCATGGGGAGGAAGTAGAAAGAGCAAGATCTTCCATGCTTACCGATGATGTTTTCGAAGAAATGAGCGGATTTTACAAGCTTTTTTCAGACAGAACGAGGCTTAAGATACTGTGGGCGCTGAGAAATGGCCCTCTTTGCGTGTGCGATCTGTGTGCAGTCGTGGGCATGAGTCAGCCCGCTGTATCCCAACAGCTCCAAAAGCTTAGAAACGGAAGGATCGTGAAAAGTAGAAGAGAGGGGAAGGTGGTCTACTACTCACTGGATGACGAACATATAGAGGCAGCGTTGGATATGGCAATGGAGCACGTTGAGGAAGGCGAAAGGTAG
- a CDS encoding ABC transporter related protein (PFAM: ABC transporter; CBS domain~COGs: COG1125 ABC-type proline/glycine betaine transport systems ATPase components~InterPro IPR003439: IPR000644: IPR003593: IPR017871~KEGG: tra:Trad_1572 glycine betaine/L-proline ABC transporter, ATPase subunit~PFAM: ABC transporter related~SMART: AAA ATPase~SPTR: Glycine betaine/L-proline ABC transporter, ATPase subunit) encodes MREAIIEFSGVEVKYGEVEALRGIDLKIPGEKVTVIIGPSGCGKSTMIRTVNRMVEPTRGTVRYQGQDVKTFDKIELRRQMGYAIQNVGLIPHLTVEENILLVPRLLGWPEDRKKKRAKELLDLIGLDAGKYANKYPSELSGGEAQRVGVARALGADPPVLLFDEPFGAVDPLKREELQDEFIRIQRRLRKTVLFITHDLSEAIRLADYMVIMKDGVVVQADAPERLLKEPGSDFVEQFLGTDRTLQRLTLLTADRIAKPLRAEKEEFVGLSGVSWKPLEEGEILAKFKKDSGEFAYRTVRVSIHAARPYASLKECVSRLLALGLSAIPVVDDSGKVVAEVLFDDIQRITKEG; translated from the coding sequence ATGCGCGAGGCCATTATCGAATTTAGCGGAGTAGAAGTCAAATACGGCGAGGTAGAAGCCCTGAGAGGGATAGACCTAAAGATACCTGGTGAAAAGGTGACGGTGATCATCGGCCCTAGTGGATGCGGCAAGTCCACCATGATCAGGACCGTCAACAGAATGGTTGAGCCCACGAGAGGGACTGTTAGGTACCAGGGGCAAGACGTAAAAACCTTTGACAAAATAGAACTCCGAAGGCAAATGGGGTACGCAATTCAGAACGTGGGGCTTATTCCTCACCTTACAGTGGAGGAAAATATCCTACTGGTTCCAAGGCTTTTGGGGTGGCCTGAAGATAGAAAGAAAAAGAGGGCGAAGGAACTTTTGGATCTTATAGGCTTGGATGCGGGAAAGTACGCCAATAAATATCCTTCTGAACTTTCAGGGGGGGAAGCCCAACGAGTAGGCGTTGCGCGGGCTTTGGGGGCTGATCCACCAGTTTTGCTCTTTGACGAGCCCTTTGGTGCTGTAGATCCATTGAAAAGGGAGGAATTGCAGGACGAGTTTATTAGGATCCAGAGGCGCTTGAGGAAAACGGTGCTTTTCATCACTCATGACTTGAGCGAAGCCATTCGCCTTGCGGACTACATGGTCATCATGAAGGACGGTGTAGTGGTACAGGCTGATGCTCCAGAGAGGTTGCTCAAGGAACCTGGTAGCGATTTCGTGGAGCAGTTTTTGGGCACGGACCGAACCTTACAGCGTTTGACCCTTCTTACGGCGGACAGAATAGCAAAACCCCTCAGAGCAGAGAAAGAGGAGTTTGTTGGACTTTCTGGCGTTTCTTGGAAACCCCTCGAGGAAGGGGAAATACTGGCAAAGTTCAAGAAAGATTCTGGTGAGTTTGCTTATAGGACGGTGCGAGTGAGCATTCACGCTGCAAGGCCTTACGCATCTTTGAAGGAGTGCGTTTCAAGGCTTTTGGCCCTTGGTTTGTCAGCTATTCCGGTGGTTGATGATTCAGGAAAGGTTGTAGCAGAGGTGCTGTTTGATGATATTCAAAGGATCACGAAAGAAGGATAG
- a CDS encoding Aldehyde ferredoxin oxidoreductase (PFAM: Aldehyde ferredoxin oxidoreductase, N-terminal domain; Aldehyde ferredoxin oxidoreductase, domains 2 & 3~COGs: COG2414 Aldehyde:ferredoxin oxidoreductase~InterPro IPR013983: IPR001203~KEGG: dba:Dbac_2323 aldehyde ferredoxin oxidoreductase~PFAM: aldehyde ferredoxin oxidoreductase; Aldehyde ferredoxin oxidoreductase~PRIAM: Aldehyde ferredoxin oxidoreductase~SMART: Aldehyde ferredoxin oxidoreductase~SPTR: Aldehyde ferredoxin oxidoreductase), whose protein sequence is MNGWNGKALWVDLTNRQITVNQIDKEVLKNFIGGRGLNDWVLYNHIRPGIDPLSPDNLLCLAVGPLTGTNLSSTSRIHVSTLSPLTGILGDGNGGGSFALALKRAGFDQVVFTGASDTPVALIIDGEDVLLIEAAYLKGTSTWEKTDILKERLGKDFSVAAIGQAGENLVRFASIMFDKHNSAARGSGAVMGSKNLMAVAARGKSKTGISDPSAFEELAKADRDYLMNDPFQRDVVAKIGTHVGMIRWYPGFRNNEKYLAPEEAPEELLPESLKKYEVGRTACASCVVPCKDVFQIPDGPYKGEIGKAMEHECIHCLGTNSGITDPIAIMTMENLADKYGMCVIGLGNAIAFVKDLYNRGIIGKEDTGGLDLSWENAEAQIELIHQIALRQGFGNLVAEGLYNIAKIIGPQSMPFCYHVKGLSRGHFPAGIFSLAHATSTRGADHLRGRSWAFGENDPELWPELIQKGYIPEEDPVKTLFIAERAVTLTDMIGRCKGAVNNWVSAVPLVFKYPLLDGLARLLSAVTGEDYSERDLEEASDRVYLLEMAFNARQGIRRKDDRFPVKWDMIGTKEAEEEKTKHDKMLDAYYKLRGCDPNTGLPQREAMERLKLEKEAERLYSEDTLDSWDGPQLWPLDKYPSGTRRA, encoded by the coding sequence ATGAACGGATGGAACGGAAAGGCCCTTTGGGTTGATCTCACAAATAGGCAAATAACAGTAAACCAAATAGACAAAGAGGTATTGAAAAACTTCATAGGTGGCAGAGGCCTAAACGACTGGGTGCTTTACAATCACATAAGACCGGGAATAGACCCCCTTAGCCCGGACAACCTTTTGTGTCTTGCCGTAGGTCCTCTAACCGGGACAAACCTTTCGTCCACCAGTCGTATCCATGTAAGCACCTTATCACCTTTGACAGGAATCTTGGGAGACGGAAATGGAGGAGGCAGCTTCGCCTTGGCCCTCAAGCGGGCTGGTTTTGACCAAGTAGTTTTCACTGGCGCATCAGATACCCCTGTAGCTTTGATAATAGATGGAGAGGACGTCTTGCTTATAGAGGCAGCGTATTTAAAGGGCACATCTACTTGGGAAAAGACGGACATCCTAAAGGAACGCCTCGGAAAGGACTTTTCCGTGGCCGCCATAGGGCAAGCGGGGGAAAACCTGGTTCGCTTCGCCTCAATAATGTTCGACAAACACAACTCCGCGGCAAGAGGCAGTGGTGCCGTCATGGGCTCGAAGAACCTGATGGCCGTGGCCGCAAGGGGCAAAAGCAAAACTGGCATATCCGACCCTTCAGCGTTTGAAGAGCTTGCCAAAGCCGACAGGGACTACCTGATGAACGACCCCTTCCAGCGGGACGTGGTAGCCAAGATAGGTACTCACGTGGGCATGATCAGGTGGTACCCAGGTTTTCGCAACAACGAAAAATATCTTGCTCCCGAAGAGGCTCCTGAGGAGTTGCTCCCCGAATCCCTCAAAAAGTATGAGGTTGGCCGCACCGCCTGTGCAAGCTGTGTCGTACCCTGCAAGGACGTGTTCCAGATACCCGATGGCCCCTACAAGGGAGAAATAGGCAAGGCCATGGAACATGAATGTATCCACTGCCTGGGGACCAACTCTGGCATTACTGACCCCATAGCCATAATGACCATGGAAAACCTGGCCGACAAGTACGGCATGTGCGTCATAGGACTAGGAAACGCCATAGCCTTCGTGAAGGACCTTTACAACCGGGGCATAATAGGAAAAGAAGACACTGGAGGTCTCGACCTCTCGTGGGAGAACGCAGAGGCACAGATCGAACTAATCCACCAGATAGCCCTACGACAGGGATTCGGCAACCTGGTAGCAGAGGGCCTATACAACATTGCCAAGATAATTGGCCCCCAATCCATGCCCTTCTGTTACCACGTAAAGGGCCTTAGCAGAGGACATTTCCCCGCGGGAATATTCTCCCTTGCCCACGCAACTTCGACGAGGGGAGCCGATCACCTGAGGGGCCGCAGCTGGGCCTTTGGAGAAAACGACCCGGAGCTTTGGCCGGAACTTATCCAAAAGGGCTACATTCCTGAAGAAGACCCGGTCAAGACCCTGTTCATAGCTGAAAGGGCAGTCACCCTGACCGATATGATCGGCAGGTGTAAAGGGGCCGTGAACAACTGGGTCAGCGCAGTGCCTCTGGTCTTCAAATATCCTCTGCTAGATGGCCTTGCGCGTCTGCTCTCCGCTGTGACCGGAGAAGACTACAGTGAAAGGGACCTTGAAGAGGCATCCGACAGAGTGTACTTGCTTGAGATGGCTTTCAACGCTAGACAGGGCATCCGCAGGAAAGATGACAGGTTCCCAGTCAAATGGGACATGATCGGAACCAAGGAAGCTGAGGAGGAAAAGACAAAACATGACAAGATGCTGGATGCCTATTACAAGTTGAGAGGATGTGACCCCAATACGGGCTTGCCTCAAAGGGAGGCAATGGAAAGGCTAAAGCTTGAAAAGGAAGCAGAAAGACTCTACTCTGAGGACACCCTGGACAGCTGGGATGGACCTCAGCTTTGGCCGCTGGACAAATACCCTTCAGGAACAAGACGCGCCTAA
- a CDS encoding binding-protein-dependent transport systems inner membrane component (PFAM: Binding-protein-dependent transport system inner membrane component~COGs: COG1174 ABC-type proline/glycine betaine transport systems permease component~InterPro IPR000515~KEGG: bmj:BMULJ_05007 osmoprotectant transport system permease protein~PFAM: binding-protein-dependent transport systems inner membrane component~SPTR: Putative ABC transporter system permease), protein MIFKGSRKKDRKKALAINAFMAFLLAVYVLSPTVQKLVLRSLFPNASSYVHPRISLAHMTLVHLGLTLSATALSVVVGVTVGVYVTRSFGREYLPLTVRTNALLQSLPPSAVIILAFPILGFGWKPTLLALFLYSLLPVAANTIIGFQSVGRDILDAADGLGMKEVQRLWIVEFPIAFPHILNGIRHAFILNLGTAAIGAVIGAGGLGSIIMSGLISNNSALVLSGTIVISSIALLSEGMFSLIFGAQ, encoded by the coding sequence ATGATATTCAAAGGATCACGAAAGAAGGATAGAAAGAAGGCGCTAGCCATTAATGCCTTCATGGCTTTTTTGCTTGCAGTGTACGTTCTGAGCCCAACAGTTCAGAAGCTGGTGTTGCGCAGCCTTTTCCCCAACGCATCTTCGTATGTGCATCCCAGGATATCTCTTGCTCATATGACGTTGGTTCACCTGGGCCTTACCTTGAGTGCAACGGCCCTTTCGGTTGTTGTAGGTGTGACGGTGGGAGTTTACGTGACTCGATCATTTGGTCGAGAGTACCTTCCTTTGACCGTTCGTACAAACGCCCTCTTGCAGTCCTTACCTCCTTCAGCTGTTATCATACTTGCTTTTCCCATCTTGGGCTTTGGATGGAAGCCAACCCTTTTGGCCCTTTTCCTTTATTCGCTTCTTCCTGTCGCGGCCAACACGATAATTGGTTTCCAATCGGTGGGCAGGGACATCTTGGACGCGGCGGATGGCCTTGGGATGAAGGAGGTTCAAAGGCTGTGGATAGTCGAGTTCCCCATAGCTTTCCCACACATTCTCAACGGGATAAGACATGCCTTTATTCTTAACCTTGGTACCGCCGCCATTGGAGCCGTGATAGGTGCAGGAGGGTTGGGAAGCATTATAATGAGCGGTCTGATATCCAACAATTCTGCTTTAGTACTTTCAGGCACGATAGTCATAAGCTCCATAGCCCTTTTGTCAGAGGGAATGTTTTCCCTCATATTTGGTGCACAATAG
- a CDS encoding iron-containing alcohol dehydrogenase (PFAM: Iron-containing alcohol dehydrogenase~COGs: COG1454 Alcohol dehydrogenase class IV~InterPro IPR001670~KEGG: cbh:CLC_1475 alcohol dehydrogenase, iron-containing~PFAM: iron-containing alcohol dehydrogenase~SPTR: Alcohol dehydrogenase, iron-containing), which produces MWDDVFPIDQVQEIRTKTTVYLGAGAIKKIYDIAKDLKEKGVDNVLVVTGRSSYKKTGAWDHVEKALKEQGMGYAVYDKVTPNPTADSVDEATKMGKDLGANAVIAIGGGSPIDAAKSVAILLEYKDKTARDLYELSFVPQRAVPLVAINLTHGTGTEVDRFAVVSIPEKEYKPAIAYDCIYPMYSIDDPELMTGLSLDQTKYVSIDALNHVIEACTTKTANPFSILLAKETVRLIAKYLPKAVENPQDLRARYFLLYASMIAGVSFDNGLLHFTHALEHPLSAIKPELAHGLGLAMIVPAVVEAIYPASKDILDEVLEPITKGAEGAEEVAKTLEKWIFSVGVTSKLEDEGFKGEDIPKLVKLVRETPSLDGLVSLAPVEGTDEVIKKIYQRSLKPIA; this is translated from the coding sequence ATGTGGGATGATGTTTTCCCCATTGACCAAGTACAGGAAATAAGGACCAAGACCACTGTTTATCTTGGAGCAGGAGCCATTAAGAAGATCTATGACATAGCCAAAGACCTTAAAGAAAAGGGAGTAGATAATGTCTTAGTAGTAACAGGCAGAAGCTCCTACAAAAAGACTGGAGCTTGGGATCATGTAGAAAAGGCCTTGAAGGAGCAGGGCATGGGGTACGCGGTTTACGACAAGGTAACCCCTAACCCAACGGCTGACAGCGTGGATGAAGCAACCAAGATGGGAAAAGATCTTGGGGCCAATGCAGTTATAGCCATAGGCGGCGGAAGCCCCATTGATGCAGCAAAGAGCGTAGCCATACTTCTGGAGTACAAGGACAAGACTGCCAGGGATCTTTACGAACTTTCTTTTGTTCCCCAGAGGGCCGTTCCCTTGGTGGCAATCAACCTTACCCATGGAACGGGGACGGAAGTGGACCGTTTCGCGGTGGTCTCCATACCAGAGAAAGAATACAAGCCAGCGATAGCTTACGACTGCATATATCCCATGTACTCCATAGACGACCCCGAACTGATGACGGGTCTTTCCTTGGATCAAACCAAGTACGTAAGCATTGACGCGTTGAACCATGTCATAGAGGCCTGCACCACCAAGACGGCTAACCCATTTTCAATCTTGCTTGCCAAGGAAACGGTGAGGCTTATAGCAAAATACCTGCCCAAGGCGGTGGAGAACCCTCAAGACCTGAGGGCAAGATACTTCCTCCTCTATGCTTCCATGATAGCTGGAGTCTCTTTCGACAACGGGCTCTTGCATTTCACCCATGCGCTGGAACACCCACTTTCTGCCATAAAGCCAGAACTAGCTCACGGATTGGGGTTGGCGATGATAGTGCCAGCGGTTGTCGAAGCTATTTATCCTGCTTCCAAGGACATTTTGGATGAAGTCCTTGAGCCCATAACCAAGGGCGCCGAAGGGGCAGAGGAAGTTGCCAAGACATTGGAGAAATGGATATTCTCCGTTGGCGTGACATCTAAATTGGAAGATGAAGGATTCAAAGGAGAAGATATACCCAAGCTAGTGAAACTGGTAAGGGAAACTCCTTCTCTGGATGGCCTGGTGTCCCTTGCACCAGTGGAGGGAACCGACGAAGTCATCAAAAAGATATACCAGAGATCCCTCAAACCTATTGCCTAA
- a CDS encoding heavy metal translocating P-type ATPase (PFAM: E1-E2 ATPase; Heavy-metal-associated domain; haloacid dehalogenase-like hydrolase~TIGRFAM: heavy metal translocating P-type ATPase; ATPase, P-type (transporting), HAD superfamily, subfamily IC; heavy metal-(Cd/Co/Hg/Pb/Zn)-translocating P-type ATPase~COGs: COG2217 Cation transport ATPase~InterProIPR006121: IPR008250: IPR005834: IPR006404: IPR 006416: IPR001757: IPR018303: IPR001366~KEGG: dol:Dole_0421 heavy metal translocating P-type ATPase~PFAM: E1-E2 ATPase-associated domain protein; Heavy metal transport/detoxification protein; Haloacid dehalogenase domain protein hydrolase~SPTR: Heavy metal translocating P-type ATPase;~TIGRFAM: heavy metal translocating P-type ATPase; cadmium-translocating P-type ATPase; ATPase, P-type (transporting), HAD superfamily, subfamily IC): MSEHQVLEASERKYLLKGLVCAGCAAKIEDALNKTEGIDEANLDLSTGVLYVKSRLSNEHEVVENIVKSFEPHVEVTPAGAEELSEEMPRECCVSDGGNAPKKLLRVTKDGVVMLFSAFALILLLVNQERSFIPYPWNYVLALSGYLAAGSNVLSKAVKNLLHGYIFDEYFLMAVATIGAFFIGALPEAVGVMLFFRIGEILQDRAVNKSRRSIESLLASRPKTALVSIDGKLVEMDPAKVSPGAVVVVRPGEKIPLDGVVLEGFSSVDTSPLTGESLPISVSPESEVKGGCINKEGLLRIRTTKPFVESSIYKMMELVERASARKAKTEKFITTFAKYYTPVVVLLAVAVAVIPPLVVEGETFSNWLYRAMVLLVISCPCALVVSIPLGYFGGIGLASARGVLIKGSIVMDALNDVRTVIFDKTGTLTEGVFRVLSVEVVDGFDESELLRLAALAELHSNHPIARTIVKEAQRRRLPLRDEEITFHKVYPGKGVMANWKGKKIIVGTDEFLSENGIEVKESSKNATVVNVALEGKHIGRILLGDALRQEAKNAVSKLRALGVEKLMVLSGDNQRSTEAVAKEAGIPCFKGALLPEEKVKAVEEEMEKAREKEKLLFVGDGINDSPVITRSDVGVAMGGIGSDAAIEVADVVIMGDSLEKVPEAICIARRTRKIILQNIVLVLSVKAFFLALGAMGVATMWEAVFADVGVALLALVNSMRSMKFQKKGC; this comes from the coding sequence ATGTCGGAGCATCAGGTTTTGGAGGCATCGGAGAGAAAGTATTTACTAAAGGGGCTTGTGTGCGCAGGTTGCGCCGCAAAAATCGAAGATGCCCTGAATAAAACTGAGGGAATAGATGAGGCCAACTTGGATCTTTCAACGGGTGTCCTTTACGTAAAAAGCCGGTTGTCCAATGAGCATGAAGTGGTGGAGAACATAGTAAAAAGCTTCGAGCCCCATGTGGAAGTGACCCCAGCAGGAGCTGAAGAGCTGTCAGAGGAAATGCCCAGGGAGTGTTGTGTTTCTGACGGCGGCAATGCACCTAAAAAACTATTGAGAGTCACAAAAGATGGGGTCGTAATGTTGTTTTCGGCCTTTGCCCTCATTCTACTTTTAGTAAACCAAGAAAGATCTTTCATACCTTACCCTTGGAACTATGTTCTTGCCTTATCAGGATATCTGGCTGCAGGCAGTAACGTCCTGTCCAAAGCAGTGAAAAATTTACTTCATGGTTATATCTTCGATGAATATTTTCTCATGGCCGTCGCTACCATAGGAGCCTTTTTCATAGGGGCTCTTCCTGAGGCTGTGGGTGTCATGCTCTTCTTTCGGATAGGAGAGATCCTTCAGGATAGAGCTGTAAACAAGTCGCGAAGGTCCATAGAATCCCTTCTTGCTTCCCGTCCCAAGACTGCTTTGGTAAGCATTGATGGAAAGTTGGTAGAAATGGATCCTGCGAAAGTAAGTCCTGGCGCTGTAGTGGTAGTAAGGCCTGGAGAGAAAATTCCGCTGGATGGTGTGGTGCTGGAGGGCTTTTCGTCTGTAGACACCTCTCCCTTAACAGGAGAGTCTCTTCCCATCAGCGTTTCTCCTGAATCGGAGGTCAAAGGTGGCTGTATAAATAAAGAGGGGCTGCTTCGCATAAGGACCACCAAACCCTTTGTGGAGTCTTCCATATACAAGATGATGGAACTTGTAGAGAGGGCCTCTGCGAGGAAGGCAAAGACAGAAAAGTTCATAACCACCTTTGCGAAATATTATACCCCTGTGGTGGTATTGCTAGCGGTGGCAGTGGCCGTTATACCTCCCCTGGTCGTGGAAGGAGAAACTTTCTCCAATTGGCTTTACAGGGCCATGGTGCTTCTAGTCATATCTTGTCCATGTGCCCTGGTCGTAAGCATACCCCTTGGTTATTTTGGTGGAATAGGCCTTGCTTCCGCGAGGGGAGTCCTCATAAAAGGATCGATCGTAATGGATGCCCTCAATGATGTGAGAACCGTGATATTTGACAAGACAGGTACCCTGACGGAAGGAGTCTTCAGAGTTCTCTCTGTTGAAGTCGTCGATGGATTTGACGAATCGGAGCTTCTCAGGCTTGCTGCCCTTGCAGAACTTCACTCCAACCATCCCATAGCAAGAACCATCGTGAAAGAAGCGCAAAGGCGAAGGCTTCCTTTGAGAGATGAAGAGATAACTTTCCACAAGGTCTACCCCGGCAAGGGTGTTATGGCCAACTGGAAGGGTAAAAAGATAATCGTAGGGACGGATGAATTTTTGTCCGAAAACGGCATAGAAGTGAAGGAAAGCTCAAAGAATGCCACTGTCGTAAACGTTGCCTTAGAGGGCAAGCACATAGGAAGGATTCTATTGGGCGATGCATTGAGACAGGAGGCCAAGAATGCAGTTTCAAAGCTCAGGGCCCTTGGCGTAGAGAAGTTGATGGTTCTTTCGGGAGACAATCAAAGGTCCACGGAAGCTGTCGCAAAGGAAGCAGGCATTCCTTGCTTCAAGGGGGCTTTGCTTCCCGAAGAAAAGGTCAAGGCGGTTGAAGAGGAGATGGAAAAGGCAAGAGAAAAGGAAAAGCTCCTTTTTGTTGGGGATGGGATCAATGACTCGCCCGTAATAACCAGGTCCGACGTAGGGGTCGCCATGGGGGGCATAGGGAGCGACGCAGCAATAGAGGTCGCTGATGTGGTAATAATGGGAGATTCCCTTGAGAAGGTACCTGAGGCCATATGCATAGCCAGGAGGACCCGCAAAATAATTCTTCAGAACATTGTCTTGGTCTTATCCGTAAAGGCCTTTTTCCTTGCTCTGGGGGCCATGGGAGTGGCAACCATGTGGGAGGCCGTCTTCGCTGACGTAGGGGTCGCGTTGCTTGCTCTTGTCAATTCCATGCGGAGCATGAAATTTCAAAAGAAGGGATGTTAA